The following proteins come from a genomic window of Macrobrachium rosenbergii isolate ZJJX-2024 chromosome 37, ASM4041242v1, whole genome shotgun sequence:
- the LOC136825194 gene encoding craniofacial development protein 2-like yields the protein MERGNARAYSVNDAQRHRPNSVIRQGLLHQERVQLKKRAHIGFRVCQLNIGSMTGRGRELANLMRKRKVDVLCVQETRWKGNKAKELGDGYKLYYSGANKQGRNGVGIVLSGELKKTVIEVQRKNDCIIRLKMCFGGESLNIISAYAPQVGCTEEEKGSFWRDMDGVMQEVEEHERVIVGADLNGHVGCENEAIGRVHGGHGIGERNPEGENVVDFAVALDMAIVNTFFMKKREHLITYRSGEDVPK from the coding sequence ATGGAAAGAGGTAATGCTAGGGCGTACTCTGTAAACGACGCACAGAGACATCGCCCTAACTCTGTGATAAGGCAAGGGCTACTGCATCAGGAGCGGGTGCAGCTAAAGAAGCGAGCTCACATTGGATTTAGAGTATGTCAGCTTAATATTGGGTCTATGACTGGGAGAGGTAGAGAGTTGGCTAACCTGATGAGGAAAAGGAAAGTAGATGTTTTGTGTGTGCAAGAAACgcgatggaaaggaaataaagctAAAGAATTGGGGGATGGATATAAGCTGTACTATAGTGGAGCAAATAAACAAGGCAGAAATGGAGTTGGCATAGTACTGTCTGGTGAATTGAAGAAGACAGTGATAGAAGTACAAAGAAAGAATGACTGTATCATCAGATTGAAGATGTGCTTTGGGGGAGAGAGTCTGAATATTATAAGTGCATACGCACCACAAGTTGGTTgcacagaagaagagaagggaagtttCTGGAGAGACATGGATGGAGTAATGCAAGAAGTGGAAGAACATGAGAGGGTGATAGTGGGAGCAGATTTGAATGGCCATGTTGGATGTGAAAATGAAGCGATTGGTCGGGTGCATGGGGGCCATGGAATTGGGGAGAGAAACCCAGAAGGGGAGAATGTAGTGGACTTTGCTGTGGCACTCGACATGGCAATAGTAAAcacattctttatgaagaaaaggGAACACCTAATAACATACAGGAGTGGGGAAGATGTTCCCAAATAG